The sequence gttcagtgtaatataagtTATCAGCTGCAGCCGCGCCGAGTGCCTGCAATGCTGGTTTGTTACAACTAAGGACGGTTCTACCGGCAATatcggtcacatttccaaaccgggccccggccgggatgttttaaaagtaaaagtgttgaccaaggaatatacacatattatgccaatgactaatattgtttacgtttttgtgttttgttgccttttatatcacatttttcgtttccgaaagatacccggccgggccccgggttgggaattgtgacCCAGGCCTATACGTACTACAGAGTACAGACTGTGGAGACCCCCGGACCGGAATCGATCGTTGGTTTGTGTTTTTAAAGCATCGAGAGTTGACCACTTGAGATAAAGCACAGAGAGAGAAAATGACAGCAAATGTGACCATCATCCGACAAACCAAGCGGATAgggaaacaacagcaacaacatatCGGTACAGATACATATATAAAACCGTAAATCCACAAAACAATGTTCCCTTATAGTAGGAAGACTTTTGTTGATATTGGATCTTTCAGCGTGACGATTTAACATTTTGCGTCTAACTTGAAGGAATAAAATCTGTCCCCATTGCATAGCTGTAGCATTTTTGCAAATGAAAACTTCTCATCAATCATCGCAACAAAAAAGTTaccaaaatcttcaaagttaaCCAAGGATATCCTTACGGACAAATGCATTGCATTATACCCGCCTCTGACGTCATGCATCACATTACTGGCTATTTTGATGTTCTGTCCCGGTAAAAAGAagatataatcagacagagtacACTACAATCAAACCATGTAATACGGGCAGAAAACAAAAAAGCTATTATTAAACAAGCTAACTCGTTTATGTCTAATCTGAAGCGTCGCCGAATCTGAAAGAAATTCCCAAAATCTTGCTAAGACCATGTGCTCTTGGTGCGGTCAATGAGGTTAAAATTAACCTCCTAGGTTCGGTAAGGTTCGTTTTAAAGAGGTAAAGAAAGGCAGTTGGTGCTGTTTTACATGAAAATCGGATTTTAAGTATCCAAGACAACGGCAACGTATTGTTTACTCGACTTCCGTTAATACACAAACGGCGTATTTGAGTTGGGCTAATACGCAAACAGTGTATTTGAGTTCCGCCAATAAACAAGTGCCGTATTTCAGTTCCGACAATAAACAAGTGGTGTATTTGAGTTCCGCCAATATATATACACAAGCGGTGTATTTGAGTTGGGCTAATACACAAGCAGCATATTTCAGTTGCACCAATAGTAAGGGCAATAGACAAGCGGCACATTTGAGTTTTACACAAGTATtagccaaggagcttttatcacgaAGCTCCTTGTTTTAGCAGACAGTGCAATATGGAAAGTGACGCCATTTAGACGGAAAATCACATAAAATTTTAAGCATTTTACCACaacttattttcaaaaacacTATCATGACTATGGATTATGAATACGTACAGAGTACAGACCGTTGAGACCCCCAGACCGGAATCGGTCAATGGTTTGTGTTTGCTGATGCCTTCCTTTTGTACCACTGGCCTTCTGCGCAAACgaaccagtacaaaaagaagcCATCAGCAAAGAAACAATCTATAAGCTTAACAAAAGGCCCAGACAGCCCGCTATGGAGCCTTTGTTTACTTGTAGTATCCAACAGACAATGCAGCCGGCAAAAGTGACGCCATCTGGGCAGAAATCACAGAGAATTTTTAGCATTTTAccaaaagaaatagaaaaggaaagaaacgtTACGTTATTTTGACATTGCTAATTTCGATATATTTATAATTTTCGCACGCTAGGTGGGGAGGACCCTAAACCGCGCGCCAGTCAACCCTTTTAATAGTGATATAAATTCTTTCTGGGAAATTTATTCTTTGGTCGGGGCCGATGGACGGAACTGACGTATGTTGTGTCTAGAAATGTACAAAAGTGTGTTTTTCACAAACATACGTAACTATGAGTACAATCTAGATTCTTATCAATTCTAACACAATATGTCTAGCTTTTGTTGAGTCCTGCACAGTGCTATTTGTCCAGTAGTCCCCGAACTACCCTAGTCGTTATCATCGTCCCACACAAAGAAAACACTATAAGACCATCGAAAAATCGTCACTTGTAGTTCTGTATAAGAtcgttacacaaccttacaCAGAGAGTCGTCAACACTCCTTACCTGGCAGTTATCCGCGATTAGAACAGCTCAGAACGGGAACTGGCGTCTCAGAAGGAAGAAAGACGAGAGAAGGCCTCCAGCGTCTGTTTCGCACGAACGAACAGGCGGAAATGCGCTGTGAATAACCCGGAAGTACAGGGCGTCGGGTCAGCTTCTTGTACCTGATTACCCACATCAAactgatgatgacgtcataccaTGTAGTAGTCTTCACGGATTTTCACTCTCTCATCGATAACATCATACATCAATgtacccatatcaaccacgccactagcaaagctggtaaggtcctaggagtcattcggcgcaacttgacccattgtccatctagggtcaaggccacttgttacaaagcgctggtacggcctcacttggaatatagtgccatcgtctgggacccgtacaccaacaaagggatacaggcggtggaggccgtccagcgcagggcagcccgagtgaccctaaatgactaccggcagactagcagcgtgacacaaatgctttcagacctgcagtggcgccctctctccgaaaggaggaggaacgcccgcctcacctttttctataaagtagtcaacaataatattaacatagacgccagcaatattctgaagcctgcccaagggcgcacccggggtagtcacgacttcaaatatcaacacatatttgcacgcaccgatatctacaaacattcttttttcccacgcacaattcccgagtggaatgccctgcctggcacggttgtaagcgctcccaacgttgagcacttccgtgccaggcaggcggcctgcccgccctaacccgggagcctcagctcccccccctacttttgcccctcgcagggtcatttgggggtatcctatgtagatgtagatgtagatgtactctccaagcagaggtttgtggGGAAAATCGGATGaaagaaaaggtcacgattttcccaccaacctctgcttggagagtaacattgATGTGCTGAAGAAAGAACCACATACAATAAACCAACAAATACCTCTCcctgtatataacgttagttcacttttattcgcCGGGTAACCTATAAACAGGGTATacaaggatatcaagtcaaaggACGGtactttcaaattttttttatatgttgcagtttgaaaccaccatctgtcgacttggtATTCCTAAATaaattgttcttaaaaagaacggataaaggttacccgacggataaaggttaactagcgttacataaaAGTACTACTGTACCTATCGCTACAACAACAGAATGTTACTCTAGCTCTGGAATGCTAAACCTGTACTGTATCATAACTCATGCCCATCACCTCTACAGCTAGAATGCTCCCAGAGTAAAACCCAATTAGTAGGAATTATTATAACAAAGCTCTCCGTGAAGTTAGCTACCGGAATAGAGTTCAGGCAGTAGGTTTACCCCTTAAACACAAACTGTAACGATGAAACACTAATCCTAAAAAAGCTGCAGGCGAAATAACAGCGACACTATCATGAGTAATTAACAAGGTGCTGTCACATGAGGAAGAAACGAGATGGTCAAAAGACCGCAAGCTTTGTCATCATACTACTCATTATACTGGTGGCAAGATTAAAAAGCtaaaaatgatgacaaataaagcaaaaaaacTAGAACAAAACAAAGTGAGCTAACATGGTTTTATTGAATAAACAAGAACATACAACGGACCTATTTAGTATTACTCTACCAATGAGAACATTAAAACGTGCTGTAAGCCAGTACCTGCTCTATATACAGCTGAAATAACAGAATGCCACAAATAGCTCTGAACTGGAACAAAATAAACCATAACAGAAAGCTGTGCTAATCATTTCTACGGCTATTAGTATACCATAATAGAACTATATTCGTATATGTAATTTCAACAAATCTATAAGTTAAGCTAGCAACTGAAACAGAACTCAAATTAGTAGGTGTTACCTTTTAAACATATACCGTAACAATTAAGAATAATTCTAACAAGGAATATAAGTAAAATAACAGTGCAGTGATGCTATCATACGAAACGTAAACAAAGGGAACAACAAGCCTCATCAACAtagtacacaatgtacatctacatgtataataatggGACTAATAAAAGAGAAAACTATATAATTAGAAAACAAAGCAAACGTACTAAATATCACAAACTTCGAACGATCATCAATGAACTGGGTTTAGTACATATAAAGCATTTACCAATACCACCTATGATTTACCTTTGGAAATTGAAAACCGACAATATACCAAGGGCAATGAAAAAACTAAGCATTTGCTATGTACGTATGATCTAAGCGTCTGATTTTATGACATTCTTACGGACTTGTCACAAATGTGTTAGCATATATCCATTCAGCGCATccagcttactgaactgcctgctgcactcctcacaattGTACAGCTTCTCCCCTTGGTGGATGCACATCTGCTGTGTCGATGTGCATGAAGTTCTTCAGACTACCCACTAGTACCCAGCTAATTAAACTCCcagctgcacttctcacacttgtagggtttctcccctgagTGAGTTGGCATATGTGTCTTTGATGAACGAGCCTACTGAATTGTGAGTCTTAAGAATTGCGGACCCGCTCACAGAACTggttcagattacccagctcactgTACTAGTAGCTGCagtcctcacacctgtagggtttctcgagtgtgagttcgcatatgtttcttcagactacccagctcactgaactgcctgctgcactcctcacacttgtagggtttctcccctgtgtgagtccgcatatgtatcttcagattacccagctgactgaactgcctgctgcactcctcacacttgtagggtttctcccctgtgtgagtccgcatatgttgCTTTAGATGACCGAGCCGACTGAattgtctgctgcactcctcacacgtgtagggtttctcccctgtgtgagtccgcatgtgtctcttcagctcagccagctcactaaactgcctgctgcactgctcacacttgtagggtttctcccctgtgtgagtcctcatgtgtctcttcagattactcagcacGCTAAACTGACTGCGGCAattctcacacctgtagggtttctctcctgtgtgagtccgcacatGGTTTTTCAGATCAACCAGCTGggtgaactgcttgctgcactcctcacatttgtagggtttctcccctgtgtgagtccgcatgtgtttcttcagattactccgtgcactgaactgcttgttgcactcctcacacctgtagggtttctcccctgtgtgagacTGCACATGAGTctttagatgacccagctgactgaactgcttgctgcattcctcacaactgtagggtttctcccctgtgtgggtccGCATGTGTCTTGTCAGACCACTCGGTgtactgaactgcttgttgcactcctcacacctatgAAGAGTGTTGACAAACCCTCCAACTGAACCTCTGCTTGCGTCATCACTTCGGCTCTTTGTTGTCTCCATCTGGTCACTTCTATAACTAGTGAAGACGAATTGGGAAAAATTAGAATTTATCAATGGtattttatttacatgtttgcatcatagaaaaatgttagGACACCACTGCATCTGCTTGGATTCATCCTGGCTAATGAAACATGTGACTGAACAATTCAAATGTTGCCGTGTTTGCAGCCCACGCACATTATGCACCACAAAACAATTCCTTAACTTGGCTAAATTTTGCAAGAATATGGGCCAGTCAGCTAGTGACAGGTAGATTTAGAGTCtagtgcacacacacacacaaacatacatatacacacacaatcacaagcAGTAGTgtgtcactcacacacacacacacacgtgacgtacactcacacatacacagatgcgc comes from Branchiostoma floridae strain S238N-H82 chromosome 2, Bfl_VNyyK, whole genome shotgun sequence and encodes:
- the LOC118409578 gene encoding zinc finger protein 436-like yields the protein METTKSRSDDASRGSVGGFVNTLHRCEECNKQFSTPSGLTRHMRTHTGEKPYSCEECSKQFSQLGHLKTHVQSHTGEKPYRCEECNKQFSARSNLKKHMRTHTGEKPYKCEECSKQFTQLVDLKNHVRTHTGEKPYRCENCRSQFSVLSNLKRHMRTHTGEKPYKCEQCSRQFSELAELKRHMRTHTGEKPYTCEECSRQFSRLGHLKQHMRTHTGEKPYKCEECSRQFSQLGNLKIHMRTHTGEKPYKCEECSRQFSELGSLKKHMRTHTRETLQV